The Gammaproteobacteria bacterium DNA window TACGCTAAATGCAGCCTTGTGTTCATTATCGTAATAATTTGCATCGAATCTTAAGTTATTATCTTTTTTACTATCTGCTGATTCTTGGAAATTGATGCGATATTCAATAAAATTATTAATGCATGTCTCAATTTCTAAGACAACTTCTGACACACCCAGCAGTATCAGCTCAACATCAGCTTGATCTCCAGATTTTAATAATTCAACTTCATTAATCTGATGTTCAGCCTTACTTCTATACTCTTCAATCCCAATCATAGACAAGGTATCGCTGATTCTTTGTAGACCGGAATATAGACGATCAATATGTTTTTGCTCTTCAAGATTGCTATGTATAAACAATTCAATACAATCTTTTGCACTCGCCACATCTTCCAAAAGTGCTTTCGAGACCGTAATAAGCACTTCACTTGATGGCGCACTTAACTGCTGCCTAATTTCAGCCATATCGTGCTGTTGTGGTACCTGCTCATTTAAACGATACGACTCTTTAACCTGATTTACTATACGACCGCGATCATCTGAGATAGCAATATAGTAAAGAATATTTTTAATAATGCTTTCATCGAAACTATTGGCAAATTCATCTTCACCAACTTCAATTAATAATTTTATTTGTTTATCAAGCTTGTTAAATAATGAGGCAATACTTGCGTTAAATGGCAACGCATTGATAGCGACAGATTGCGATAATGCACTCGCCAACCACCATATTTTTTGACCAGCCACAGATTTACTAGCGCGTTGTAACCTTATAGATAATTTACATAATTGTGCAGCAGCTGTTGCAACGTCTTTCCCACTCACACAGGCCAATAAAGTTTTTTGGAAATTTGTTCTGATGACTCTCAACCAATTACCATCAACAACTTCTGTATTTTGAAGCATCGCTTGTGGAACTGTTACACCATCAACATTAGGAAAGAACAATACATTCTCAGATAGTAGTGCTGCATCTCTTGATGCACGTAAATCATTTAACAATGGCATTAACACAAGCGGTACATCTTTATTGCCAGCCTCAACGTGTCCAAGATACTCACTCAAACGCATAATTGCTCTTGAAACCACGTCCTGCGATTCTTCAACTCGCGCTGCGGTGCCATCAACCAGCATACGAATGACTTTAACAGTCTCATCTGCAAGTAACACTCCACCATGAATCTGCATGATCTGTAATGTATTTGATGCTGTATTCAAATACTTAATTGAGCGCTTAAGCTCAGTTAAGTTAGAATTATCTTCTACATATGCCTCAATAGATTGGCTTGCTTCTGAAATCAAGCTATCTACCTCTACCTTAGTAGCTGTAATTGCTCTTTGTTCCAGTGCCTGTAAAACTCTACGCATACCTATCCTTGTAAAATTTCTTTTTATTACAATTTACGATGCCATCTGCTGCTGAGAATCCGCATCACTTATTTCATGACGAATCACTTCTGTTGACTCACTTTGTGGAAGCTTAAATCCTGCTACCGATTTCTTAAGGCCATTAGATAAAACTGTTAATTCACTTACAGATGTAGCTGTTTTAGTTGCACTACTTGAAGTTTGCACAGTGATATCCTGAATTACATTCATAGTTGCTGTGACATTTGTAGATGCTTGCGACTGCCTTGTTGCCGCTGTAGAAATGTTCTGAATCAATCCGCTCAAATTAGCAGATACAGTTTCAATTTCTGTTAATGCCTCACCCGCATCCTCTGCTAGGCGAGCACCATTTACCACGTTAGCTGTACTTTGCTCCATTGAATCAACTGCTTCGTTAATATCACTTTGAATTGTTTTCACTAATGCTTCAATTTGCTTAGTTGCATTACCTGCACGTTCCGCTAATCTTTGCACTTCATCTGCAACCACAGCAAATCCGCGACCAGCTTCACCAGCGCTTGATGCTTGGATAGCTGCATTCAATGCCAGAATATTAGTTTGATCGGCAATCTCATCAATCAAACTCACCATGTTTCCAATTTCTTGCGAGCTTTCACCTAACCTTTTAATACGTTTTGAAGTTTCTTGTATCTGTTCACGAATAGTATCCATACCATCAATAGTTCGACTCACTGTTTGCGCACCCTTATGCGCAATGTCTACTGACTTTTGAGCAACTTCCGCAGAAGTGTTGGCATTTTTTGATACATGCTGAATTGAAGTTGCCATTTCTGTAATCGCCGATGTTGCGTTAGCAATTTCCCGCGATTGGATTTGGCTAGAATCTGTCAACTGCCGCGTAATGTCTTGGGTAGAAACAGCAGCATGGGATACTTGAACAGCTGTTCTATTAATTGTCGTCACAAGATTACGCAATGCATCAATTGAATAGTTAACTGAGTCAGCGATTGCACCGGTGATATCCTCAGTCACGGTTGTATGTACCGTAAGATCACCTTCAGCCAAGTTAGTCATCTCATCAAGCAATAATAAAATTGCCTGTTGATTCCGTTTGTTCTGTTCGTCGATTGCATGTAGTTGTTTCTTAACACGCGTACTCCAACGCCAACTGAAGCTCACTAGCAATGCCATAATCGAAACGCCAATAAGAAATGTTACTGCTGCTATCATTGGCTGTTGTGTTTCAACAAATAATGAAGGCATCAATACTGCCAAACTTAAAACTGCCAATGCACACACCACACCTACAGACAGAGCAATCAACATATAAAATGTCTTTCGATCTTTTCTATCCATAGCATTGTGTGAAATTATTTTAGGTACTGCCATCCTTAACCTCCAAACCGCCTACAAATGTAGACATGCTTCCGTTCTTAATTAATCTTTATTTGTGCAATTAAATTTACCTGGCTTATCTTGATTTAATTACTTCGCCCATTTTTATTATTATCTTCTCAACCTGAAACTTAGAACTTAATTGTAATTTTTTTGCGCTTCTGTAAAACGTTTATCATTGATCATTTTATTAAAATCACATATACCAAAATACACATCATTTTCTTTGTATATCCCGGACAAGTAATTCACCAGCCCACTATCCCAATGTTCTGGGTAACTATTTTCAAACTCACTTTGCTGGAGATTCATTAAACCTACAGCATGGTCAACCACAAACCCCAAAAAATTTGATCCGACTTTATTAGCAACAATTCTTCGCTTACCAATTTTCTTAATTGGATCCGAGTTAAATAGAAAATTTTTCAAATCTATCAATGTCAGCAATTGCCCCCTACAACTTGCTATACCTATTAACCACGAACGTGAAATTGGAATACGAGAATAATTAATCTGCGAGATAATTTCCGTTGTATCGTTCAATGGAAGCAATAGATCATATCGTCCCACTCTAAAATGTAACGTCTTCATCACTGAAGCGCTGTTTGCCAACACAGAACCTGACTCAGATGAGAATCTTTGATCTAGCTCACTTAAGTAATTAAACGCAGTCATAATTAATTGCTATTAGACGAGATGGTGTTGAACCGACTCCAGCAACGATTTTCCGTCAACTGGTTTAGTTATGTAAGCTTTAGCACCTTGTCTAGACGCCCAAACTTGGTCTGTTTGATCGCTCTTAGTACTCACCATGAGCACAGGAATATCAGCCGTTTCTGGTGATTTAGTTAAGAAGCGTGTTGCTTGAAATCCATTCATACCTGGCATTACAACATCCATTAAGATTAAGTCTGGATGTTCTGCTTTTGCCATTTCAATTCCTTGCTCAGCAGTCTCCGCAAGACTGATGTGGTATCCGTTCTCAGATAAAACACTTTTAAGAAAATGTCTTTCTGTTGGTGAGTCATCAACAATTAAAATATGCGCCATAATTTAATCTCGTTAGTATCTATTTATACTTATTCATTCGTTTCTTGATTGCTTGCATGGCGATTAACTGCTTGAAGCAAGTCGTCTCGAGTAAATGGTTTGGTTAAGTATTCTTCCGACCCGACAATTCGTCCTCTCGCTTTATCGAAAATGCTGTCTTTACTTGTAAGCATGATCACAGGAGTATCTCTAAATTGACGATTATTTTTAATTAATGTGCATGTTTGATAGCCGTCTAATCTTGGCATCATAATATCTACAAATATGATGTCAGGCTTATTAACAGCAATAAGCGCTAGCGCTTCAAAGCCATCTTGTGCAGTTAACACTTCACAACCTTCTTTACTCAGTAGTGTTTCAGCAGATTTCCTAATAGTTTTACTATCATCAATAATCATCACCTTAAGTGACGATAAATTTGCCGTGTTTGACTGCTCCAAGTCAGACAGTGAACTGTTTTCTATGTTTTGTGCTCCCAATTTCATTCTCCAGAGCTGTTATCCTGCAGCTCAAATCGTTTATATTTAATCAGCCAAATAACTGACTACGATGCAAATGAAGATATGTTTTATCTCTTTATATTCACACGGTACTGAACCGGACGTATTCAAGGTAGTCCTAGAACAAACTAAGCCGATATAACGGCAAATATGCCAGATAGAGGATCAAGGTATGACCGTAAAAATTGCAGTAATCATGGATCCGATTGAGTCAATCCATACCTACAAAGACAGCACATTTGCGATGCTACTAGAAGCTCAGCGCAGATCTTGGAGTATCCACTACATTCGCCCCAACAGCTTATACGTTCTGGATGGAAGGCCATTTGCACAGGTTGCTTCGCTTTCTGTTCATGATATGCCCCAGAATTGGCATCAACGGTCTGACTTCTGCGATATGTCATTATGTGATTTTAACGTCATCCTAATGCGCAAAGATCCACCATTTGATATGGAATACATCTACACCACCTATGTGCTAGAACTAGCCCAGAAATCAGGTGTATGCGTCGTCAACGACCCTATTTCATTACGCAGTATGAATGAGAAATTCTCTATTGTTAATTTTCCAAATTGTTGCGCTCCAACACTTGTGACACGTGATCGAGATAGAATTAACAATTTCATTAATGAACATGCCGACGTGGTAGTAAAACCCATGGACGCCATGGGAGGAGAGTCAATATTTAGGATTTCACCTCATGATAGTAATAAAAACTCAATTATCGACCAGATCACTGACAAAGGGGCCAACACCATTATGGCGCAACGATTCATTCCCGAAATCAGCAAAGGCGATAAACGTATTCTACTAATTAACGGCGAGCCCATTCCTTATGCTTTAGCAAGAGTACCAGCTGAAGGTGAATTCCGCGGCAACCTTGCTGCAGGTGGATCAGGACATGGGGTACCGTTAAGCGATAAAGACCGGCAGATTTGCACAGAAATTAAAACAACTTTGGTAGATAATGGAATATTATTCGCTGGTGTGGATGTTATTGGTTCATATTTAACAGAAATAAATATTACTAGTCCTACTTGTATTAGAGAACTTGACGCACAGTACGATCTAAACATTAGTGGTAGATTGTTTGACCATATTGAGACATTAATAAAATCATGATTTTTTACTAAACCTTGTAATTTTATCTGCACTCCAAATGACAGCCACCATTGCCGCCCCAAAAGTATCTTCAAGCGATAGAATTAGTTTTACACTATTGTTTGCAATTGCTTTGCACGCATTAATAATTTTAGGCTTGGGCTTTGAGTTAATTAAAAATCACTCCTCACCTCCTTCTACCATTGAGGTTATTCTGACTAAAACACAGAATGTTGATGCTCCCGAAGATGCCAAGGTGATCGCAGAACACAATCAAGTACAGAGTGGTAGCGTCGATTTCGATGCACGACCGACCTCTCCTTCAGTGACTAAAAAAGCACTACAAGGTAATGACCAAACTAGCAGTACCGAAATGACAAAAAATACTACACGTGCTGCAGAAAACGAACTGATGCTGCATCAAAATGACCCTGATGGCGAAAAATTTTCCCGTCGTATAACCAATCAAGAAAACTCCAAAATTGATCAAAAACAGCTGCGCAAAAATCAGCAAAATGTCGCACAGCTGGTATCTGAATTAAGTCGAGAAAAACAGCTATATGCAAAACGTCCTCGCATCAATCATATTGACACCTTAAGTGCAAAATCTGCAATAGAAGCAAAGTACATTAAAGACTGGGTTCAAAAGGTTGAAATCATCGGCAATATTAACTACCCAAGCCAAGCAAAACAGAAAAAACTATCTGGCACTTTGATTTTAAGTGTACTTGTAAATCATGATGGCTCGGTAATATCTTCAACTGTGCAACAGAAATCTGGAGAAAAATTATTAGATGACGCAGCTATTAAAGTAGTTAAACTAGCCTCTCCATACAAACA harbors:
- a CDS encoding chemotaxis protein CheW; its protein translation is MTAFNYLSELDQRFSSESGSVLANSASVMKTLHFRVGRYDLLLPLNDTTEIISQINYSRIPISRSWLIGIASCRGQLLTLIDLKNFLFNSDPIKKIGKRRIVANKVGSNFLGFVVDHAVGLMNLQQSEFENSYPEHWDSGLVNYLSGIYKENDVYFGICDFNKMINDKRFTEAQKNYN
- a CDS encoding response regulator codes for the protein MAHILIVDDSPTERHFLKSVLSENGYHISLAETAEQGIEMAKAEHPDLILMDVVMPGMNGFQATRFLTKSPETADIPVLMVSTKSDQTDQVWASRQGAKAYITKPVDGKSLLESVQHHLV
- a CDS encoding response regulator produces the protein MIIDDSKTIRKSAETLLSKEGCEVLTAQDGFEALALIAVNKPDIIFVDIMMPRLDGYQTCTLIKNNRQFRDTPVIMLTSKDSIFDKARGRIVGSEEYLTKPFTRDDLLQAVNRHASNQETNE
- the gshB gene encoding glutathione synthase, whose protein sequence is MTVKIAVIMDPIESIHTYKDSTFAMLLEAQRRSWSIHYIRPNSLYVLDGRPFAQVASLSVHDMPQNWHQRSDFCDMSLCDFNVILMRKDPPFDMEYIYTTYVLELAQKSGVCVVNDPISLRSMNEKFSIVNFPNCCAPTLVTRDRDRINNFINEHADVVVKPMDAMGGESIFRISPHDSNKNSIIDQITDKGANTIMAQRFIPEISKGDKRILLINGEPIPYALARVPAEGEFRGNLAAGGSGHGVPLSDKDRQICTEIKTTLVDNGILFAGVDVIGSYLTEINITSPTCIRELDAQYDLNISGRLFDHIETLIKS
- a CDS encoding energy transducer TonB; this encodes MTATIAAPKVSSSDRISFTLLFAIALHALIILGLGFELIKNHSSPPSTIEVILTKTQNVDAPEDAKVIAEHNQVQSGSVDFDARPTSPSVTKKALQGNDQTSSTEMTKNTTRAAENELMLHQNDPDGEKFSRRITNQENSKIDQKQLRKNQQNVAQLVSELSREKQLYAKRPRINHIDTLSAKSAIEAKYIKDWVQKVEIIGNINYPSQAKQKKLSGTLILSVLVNHDGSVISSTVQQKSGEKLLDDAAIKVVKLASPYKQFPVEMREQYEQLMITRTWVYHSNNILSTQ